The nucleotide window GGATGACCTCGCGGCCGCCTGCGCCCTCACCGTTCCCGCTCGCCGTCACGCCGGGAGCCTACGGCCAGCAGGACCGTCGTACCGGGCGTCTACCGTTTGGTCGTTCTGCTGCCCGTACCCGGAGGTGCTCCGTGCTGTCCCGCATCGACCTGCGAGGGTCCGCTCTGCCCGGGCCCCGTGAGCTCGCCCATCTGCTGCCGCGTGCCGGCACCGACATCGACGCGGTGCTCGCCACGGTCCGGCCGATCTGCGAGGACGTGCGGCTGCGCGGTGCGGAGGCGGTCCGGGAGATCACCGCGCGCCTCGACCGCGTCGACGTCCCCGACATGGCCGTGCCCCAGGCCGCCCTCGACGAGGCGCTGGCCGGCATCGACCCGACCGTGCGCGCCGCGCTGGAGGAGTCGATCCGCCGGGTGCGGATCGTGCACTCCGACCAGCGCCGCACCGACGTCACCACCCAGGTCGCCCGCGGCGGCACCGTCACCGAGCGCTGGCTCCCGGTGCGCCGCGTCGGGCTGTACGTGCCCGGTGGCCTCGCCCCGCTGCTGAGCTCGGTGGTGATGAACGTCGTCCCGGCCCAGATCGCCGGCGTGGAGTCCATCGCCGTGGCCAGCCCGCCGCAGCGCGACAACGGCGGCCTGCCCGACCCCGGCGTCCTGGCGGCGTGCGCGCTGCTCGGCGTCACCGAGGTCTACGCCGTCGGCGGTGCGCAGGCGATCGCCGTCTTCGGCTACGGCGCCGGTGCCTGCGAGCCGGTCGACCTGGTCACCGGCCCGGGCAACGTCTACGTCACCGCGGCCAAGCGGCTGCTGCGCGGCCTGATCGGCATCGACTCCGAGGCCGGCCCGACCGAGGTCGCCGTCCTCGCCGACGACACCGCCGACCCCGGGCACGTGGCCGCGGACCTGATCAGCCAGGCCGAGCACGACCCGCTGGCCGGCGCCGTCCTGGTCACCACCAGCGAGGAGCTCGCCGACGCCGTGCTCGCGCAGGTGCCCGCCCAGGTCGCGGCCACCAAGCACACCGAGCGGATCACCACCGCCCTCAACGGCACCCAGTCCGGCATCGTGCTGGTCGACGACCTCGACGCCGGCCTGGCCGTGGTCGACGCCTACGCCGCCGAGCACCTGGAGATCCAGACCCGCGACCCGCGCGAGGTGGCGATGCGGGTGCGCAACGCCGGTGCGGTCTTCGTCGGGCCATGGGCGCCGGTGTCGCTGGGCGACTACATCGCCGGGTCCAACCACGTGCTGCCCACCGGCGGCTGCGCCCGGCACTCCAGCGGGCTGAGCGTGCAGACCTTCCTGCGCGGCATCCACCTCGTGGAGTACGACGAGCAGGCCCTCGCCGAGGTCGCCGGGCACATCGACGCCCTGGCCCACGCCGAGGACCTGCCCGGGCACGCGGCCGCCGTCCGCGTCCGGCAGCGGCCGTGACCGGCCTGGAGGAGCTGCCGCTGCGCCCGGAGCTGCGGGGCAAGACCGCCTACGGGGCGCCCCAGCTGGCGGTCGCACACCAGCTCAACACCAACGAGAACCCCTACCCGCTGCCCGGCGGGCTGCTGGCCGACCTCGGCACGGCGCTGGCCGAGGCCTCCCGCGGGCTCAACCGGTACCCCGACCGCGACGCAGTCGCGCTGCGCACCGACCTCGCCACCTACCTGACCCACACCAGCGGGGAGCAGGTCGGCGTCGACCAGGTGTGGGCGGCCAACGGCTCCAACGAGGTGCTCCAGCAGCTGCTGCAGACCTTCGGCGGCGCGGACCGCACGGCGCTGGGCTTCACGCCGTCCTACTCGATGCACCCGATCATCGCCGGCAGCACGAGCACCGCCTGGGTCGACGGGCACCGGCGGGCGGACTTCACGATCGACACCGCCGCGGCGGTCGCCCAGGTGCGCGAGGTGCGCCCGGACGTCGTCTTCGTGACCAGCCCGAACAACCCGACCGGCACCGCGGTCGACCTGGACACCATCGCCGCGCTCTACGACGCGACCGACGGCGTGCTCGTGGTCGACGAGGCCTACACCGAGTTCGCCCGCACGGGCACCGTGTCCGCGCTGTCGCTGCTGCCCGGGCGTCCGCGCCTGGTGGTCAGCCGCACGATGAGCAAGGCGTTCGGCATGGCCGGGCTCCGGCTGGGCTACCTGGCCGCCGACCCCGCGGTGGTCCAGGCCGTGCAGCTGGTGCGCCTGCCCTACCACCTGAGCTCGCTCACCCAGGCCGCCGCCCGGGCCGCGCTGGCACACACCGACGAGCTGCTGGCCACCGTCGAGGCGGTGAAGGCCCAGCGCGACCGGATCGTCGCCGCACTGCCCTTGCTCGGCCTGACCAGCGTGCCCAGCGACGCCAACTTCGTGCTGTTCGGCCACTTCGCCGATGCCCCCGCGGCCTGGCAGGCGCTGCTCGACCGCGGCGTCCTGGTCCGCGACGTCGGCCTGCCCGGCTGGCTGCGGGTGACCGCCGGCACGCCGGAGGAGACCGACGCCTTCCTCACCGCCCTGGGTGAGGTGGCCCCGAGCCACCGCCTGGGAGACTGAGGCCATGAGCAGGACTGCACGCATCGAGCGGGCCACCAAGGAGACCACCCTCGTCGTCGAGGTCGACCTGGACGGCACGGGCACCTCGGACATCGCCACCGGGGTCGGGTTCTACGACCACATGCTCACCGCGCTGAGCAAGCACAGTGGCATCGACCTCACCGTGCGCGCCGACGGCGACCTGCACATCGACGCCCACCACACCGTCGAGGACGTCGCCATCGCGCTGGGCCAGGCCTTCGCCGAGGCCCTCGGCGACAAGCGCGGCATCACCCGTTACGGCGACGCGACCATCCCGATGGACGAGGTGCTGGTGCAGGCCGCGGTCGACCTGTCCGGCCGGCCCTACTTCGTGCACGCCGAGCCCGAGAACATGACGCCGATGATCGGGCCGGACTACCCGACGTCGCTGACCAAGCACGTGCTCGAGTCCTTCGCGTTCAACGCCAAGATCAGCCTGCACGTGCGGGTGCTCTACGCCGGCCGCGACGCCCACCACATCGTCGAGGGCCAGTTCAAGGCGCTCGCCCGGGCGCTGCGCACCGCCGTCGCGCTGGACCCGCGGGTCACCGACGTCCCCTCCACCAAGGGCGCGCTGTGAACTTCGGCATCGCCCTGCTGGTGGTCGGCGGGTTCTTCCTCGGCGGTGCCTTCAGCATCTTCCGGGCCGACTCCGACACCAAGGGCCGCACCACGGCGCAGCTGGTCTTCGCCGGCATCCTGCTGGTCGCGGCCCTGCTGGCCACGGTCAGCGGCATCCTCTACCTGGCGGGCTGACGGCCTCTCCGCACGGTCCACCAGCGACGTGCGAGTCGTGGACGGTCACCCGAGGCGGGCGGCGAAGTCCTCGGCGGTGCGCAGCTGCCGGCGCAGCGTCGCCACCCGCTCGGCGGCCTGCTCGCGGAAGGCGGCCAGCCGGGCCGGGTCGGCCCCCGGGCCGGCGTCGAGCAGGTCCAGCAGCTCGCGCATCTCCTCGAGGCTGAACCCCAGCGGCTTCATCTGCATGATCACCCGCAGCCGTTCCACGTCGTCCTCGACGTAGAGCCGGAAGCCGCCGTCCGAGCGCGCCGACGGGACGGCGAGGCCGACCTCCTCGTAGTACCGGATCGTGCGCAGCGACAGCCCGATCCGCTCGGCCACCTCACCGATCTGCATCCGCCCGGCGGTGGTCACTGCGCGCCGCCGAGCCTGCCGGCGAGCCGCTGGTGGTAGTGGCCGGTGACGTCGGTGAGCCCGGTGATCTCCAGGGTCTTGCCGCGGGCGGCGTACTTCTGACCCACCGCGTCGAGCACGGCGACCGACGAGGCGTCCCACACGTGCGCCGCGGAGAGGTCCAGGACGACGTGGTCGGGGTCGCCGGCGTAGTCGAAGCGGTCGACCAGCTCGTTGGCCGAGGCGAAGAACAGCGCCCCGCGGACGGCGTAGACGCGCTCGCCGTCGGGGCCGTCGGTGGGCGTGAGGGTGACCAGGTGGGCCACCCGGCGGGCGAAGAGCACGCAGGCGACGACCACACCGACCCCCACGCCGATCGCCAGGTTGCCGGTGACCACCACGACCACGACGGTGACGACCATGACGGCGGTCTCGCTGCGCGGCATCGACCGCGCGGTGCGCAGGCTGTGCCAGTCGAAGGTGGTGAGCGCGACGAACACCATCACCGCCACCAGCGCCGCCATCGGGATGGCCGCGACGACCGGGCTGAGCACCAGGACCAGGACCAGCAGGAAGACGCCGGCGAGGAAGGTCGACAGCCGGGTGCGGGCGCCGGCCCGGACGTTGATCATCGTCTGGCCGATCATGGCGCAGCCGCCCATCCCGCCGAAGAACCCGGCGGCCAGGTTGGCGACGCCCTGCCCGATCGACTCGCGGGTCTTGTCCGAGGGGGAGTCGGTGAGCTCGTCGACCAGCTTGGCGGTCATCAGCGACTCCATCAGCCCGACGAAGGCGATGGCCAGGGCGTAGGGCGCGATGATGCGCAGCGTCTCCAGGGTGAACGGGACGTCGGGCAGGCCCAGGCCGGGGAGGCTGTCGGGCAGCTCGCCCTGGTCGCCGACGGTGGGGACGTCGACGTGCGCGACGACGGTCACCACGGTCAGCACCACGATCGCGATGAGCGGCGCCGGGACGGCGGTGGTCAGCCGGGGCAGCAGCACGATCAGCGCCAGGCCGGCGGCGGCCAGCGGGTAGACCGGCCACGGGACGTCGGTGAGCTGCGGCAGCTGCGCGGTGAAGATGAGGATCGCCAGCGCGTTGACGAAGCCGACCATCACGCTGCGCGGCACGAACCGCATGACCTTCGCGACCCCGAGCAGCCCGAGGACCACCTGGAACACCCCGCCCAGCAGCACGGCGGCGATGAGGTGCTGCAGCCCGTGGTCGCGGACCAGCGGCGCGATGACCAGCGCGACGGCGCCGGCGGCGGCCGACACCATGGCCGGGCGGCCACCGGTGAACGCGATGGTCACGGCCATCACGAAGGAGGTGAAGAGCCCGACGCGGGGGTCGAGACCGGCGATGATCGAGAACGAGATGACCTCGGGGATCAGCGCGAGGGCGGTGACCAGGCCGGCGAGCACCTCGACGCGGGCGACCCGCGGGGATGCCCAGGCGGGCCGGCGCAGGGCCGGGCGGGGGAGTCGGGCAGGCAGTGCGGTGCTCATGGAGGCCGTTCGGTCGCGGTGGTCCGACCGCGACGCTGCGGGCTCGCCGCCGACCCTACCCTCACGTGAGAGGAGGGTTGCCGGCCGTCGGGGGCGTCGCAGGCATCGGGCAGGCTCGGGTGCGTGCCCACCGACGAGCAGCGGTTCCTCGACCTGGTCCTGGCCAACCCGACGGTCGCCGCGGTGCTGGAGCGGGCGCCGTCCCTGGGGGTGTCGGACTGGTGGCTGACCGCCGGCGTGCTGTTCCAGTCGGTCTGGAACGGGCTCACCGGCCGTGACCCGGGTGCCGGCGTCCGCGACGCCGACCTCTTCTACGTCGACCCGGACACCTCCTGGGAGGCCGAGGACGCCGTCATCCGCCGGGGCGGGGAGCTGTTCGCCGACCTGCCGGTGCCGGTGGAGATCCGCAACCAGGCCCGGGTCCACCTCTGGTACGCCGAGCGCTTCGGCGTCCCGGCGGCGGCGCCGTTCCGGGACTGCCGTGCGGCGATCGACGCCTTCGCCGCGGTCTGCTGCAGCTATGGGGTGACGGCCGGCGCCGACGGGCAGCCGGTGGTCTACGCGCCGTACGGCTACGCCGACCTGTTCGGCATGGTGGTGCGGCCGGGCGGCGGCCCGGCCCCCCGGGACGTCTACGAGGGCAAGGCCGCCCGCTGGCGCTCGGAGTGGCCGCAGCTCACAGTCCTGCCCTGGGAACACCCCGGGCCCCCGCGCGGCTGATGGGTAGCGTGGCAGCTGTGAAGAAGGTCGTCGTGCTGGACTACGGATCGGGCAACCTGCGGTCGGCGGAGCGTGCGCTGACCCGCGTGGGTGCCGACGTCACCGTCACCGCGGACGCCGACGCCGCGATGGAGGCCGACGGCCTCGTCGTCCCCGGTGTGGGCGCCTACGCCGCCTGCATGGACGGGCTGCGCGCCGTCGACGGACCGAAGGTGATCGGACGGCGGCTGGCCGGCGGGCGCCCGGTGCTCGGCATCTGCGTGGGCATGCAGGTGCTGTTCGAGCGCGGCGTCGAGCACGGCCAGGACACCGAGGGCTGCGGCGAGTGGCCGGGCGTGGTGGAGAAGCTCGAGTCGCCGGTGCTGCCGCACATGGGCTGGAACACCGTCGAGGCACCCGCCGGGTCGACGCTGTTCGCGGGCCTGGACGACCAGCGCTTCTACTTCGTGCACTCCTACGGCGTGCGCCGGTTCCCGCTCGCCGAGCCGGGTGTGACCGGACGGCTCACCCCGCCGGCGGTCACCTGGGCCGAGCACGGCGACCGCTTCGTCGCCGGGGTCGAGAACGGGCCGCTGTCGGCGACCCAGTTCCACCCGGAGAAGAGCGGCGACGCCGGTGCCCAGCTGCTCACCAACTGGCTCAACACCCTGGACTGACGACCTCCGTCACGAGGTCCAGCCACCTCCGCGACCGTCCCGCCGTGCCCCGACGCGGCCTGACGGTCGCCCAGGTGGCTGTACCCCCGGCACGGCCGGCGCGGGCCTCAGCTGCGCAGGTAGCTGGCGCCGTTGACGTCGATGATCGTGCCGGTGGAGAACGCCGCCTCCGGCGAGGCCAGCCACAGCACCGCCGCGGCGACCTCCTCCGGCCGCGCCACCCGGCCGTAGGGCGACTGCGCGCGGACGGCGTCCCCGCCGGGGCCGTCGAGCACCTCGCGGGCCATCTCGGTCTGCACGAAGCCCGGCGCCACGGTCCCGACGGAGATGCCGTGCGGCGCGAGTGCCAGCGCCATCGACTGCCCGAAGGCGTTGAGCCCGGCCTTGCTCGCCCCGTAGGCGGGGTTGTTCGGCTCGCCCCGGAACGCGCCCCGGCTGGAGACGTTCACGACCGCGCCGCCGCCGGCGGCGATGAGGTGCGGCAGCGCCCGGAACGTGGCGTTGGCCGGGCCGAGCAGGTTCACCGCCAGGGTCTGCTGCCAGGCGGCCTGCCAGTCGGCGTAGTCGGTCTCCAGCGGCGGGTGGGCGGTGAAGACCCCGGCGTTGTTGACCAGCACGTCCAGCCCGCCCAGGCCTGCCGCCGCCTCGTCGACCATCGCCCCGACGGCCTCGGGATCGGCGAGGTCGGCCTGAACGAGCACGTGCCCGGCGCCGGGGAGCTCGGCCAGCACCGCCTCGGCCCGCTCCCGCGAGCCACCGAAGTGGACCGCGACCCGGTCACCACGTGCGGCGAAGGCCAGCGCGATGGCGCGGCCGATCCCGCGGGAGGCACCGGTGACCAGGACAGCTCGGGACGTCTTCTCGTCGGGCACGCGGGGAGTCAACCAGTCACCACCGACCGCGGTGCACGACCTCCTCGACACCGCGGCGCCCGCGCTTGAGCGAGGGCGACCTCCGGTCCTCCGCGCCGGCGTAGCCGATCGACAGGCAGCCCACCGGCCGGTAGGCCCCCGGGACGCCGAACGCCGCCCGGAACCCCTCGACCCGCTCGGGCGGGACGCCGAAGAACGCCGCGGCCAGCCCCTCGTCGACCGCGGTGAGCAGCATCAGCAGCGAGGCCATGCCGGTGTCGACGTCCCAGTACGGGACCGGCCAGCGGGCCTCGTCGCGGTCGGTCCAGCCCTTGTCGGGCTCGGCGTAGCGGTCCAGGTAGGCGGCCTTGTGCGACAGCGGGACGACCAGCAGGGGAGCGCGGCGCATCCGGGTGAGCCAGCCGTCCGGCGTCCCGCCGTCGGTGGTCGCCGCCCAGAACCGGTCGCGTTCCTCGGCGGTCTCCAGCACCAGGAACGCCCAGCCCTGGCTGAACCCGGCCGAGGGGGCACGGATCGCGTGCTCCAGCAGCCGTTCCCGCACCTCGGCGGGCACGGGCCGGTCGGGGTCGTAGTCGCGCACCATCCGCCGGCGGCGGACGACGTCCCGGAACTCCATCCCGCCACCCTGTCACCCGGGTGCGACGGGTCAGCCGGCGCGGCCGAGCCGGGCGAGCACGCGGGTGGAGCGGGCCGCCGAGTCCGGGACCGCGAGCGCCGGGCCGCAGATGCCCTCCATGTGCAGCGCCGGTCCGAAGCCGTCGGCGCCGGCCTCGACGAGGTCCAGCTCGGCGTCGGTGAGGGCGGGGTCGGCACCGACGGCCCGGGCGAGGTCCCACCGGTGCACGACCATGTCCCAGACGTAGAACCGGGCGAACGCCTCGCCCACGGTGGTCGGCCCGAAGAAGCCGTCGAAGGCCCGGGCGGGCACGTCGTCGTCGGCGAGCGCGGCCGCCACCCGGGCGCTGTGCTCGCGCCAGGCGCCGGCCGGGTCGGCGGCGACGTCGGGCGCCTCGCCCAGGTCGACGCCGTGGGTGCCCAGGAAGTCCCGCTGGGTCGAGACCAGGTGGGCGACCACGTCGGCGGCGGTCCAGCCCGGGCAGGGTGACGGTGCGCCCCACCCCGACGGCGGGACGGCGTCCAGGAGCCGGCTCAGGGGAGCATCTGCTGTGGCGTGCAGTTCCGCGGTCGGGTTCACGGCCAGAACGTAGGAGCCTGCGGCAGGCTGGGTCTTGATGAAACCCGACAGCACCCCCTCGACCGACGCGGTCGAGCGTGCCCACCTCAAGGACCCCGGCGACGCCTCCCACGTGATGTACCGCTATCCGGCCGCCCCGGAGTTCGCCGACCTCCTCCAGCGCTTCTGGATCCCGGTGTGGTCGCTGCCGCCGGGGCAGGAGGCGCCGCAGCGGGTCCTGCAGTACCCCGTGTCGCTGATCGTGGTCGCCCACGACTACGCCCGCTTCTACGGCGTCGTCTCCGGGCTGTCGACGACCACGCTGACCGGCACCGGGTGGGCGGTCGGCGTGCTGTGCGCACCGGCCGCCGGGACGCTGCTGGCCCGCGGCTCGATGACCCGCTACACCGACCGGCACGTCGACGTCCGCGAGGTGCTGGGCCCCGCGGGGGAGGAGCTGGTCACCCGGGTGCGCTCCGCGATGGCCCCCGCCCCGTCCGACCCGGTGGCGCACGCCGCCGCCATGGCCGCCTTCGAGGACGCGCTGCGGCCGCTGCTGCCCGTGGACGAGGAGGGGCTGCTGGTCAACCGGGTCGTGGCGTTCGTCGAGTCCGACCGGGACGTCGTCCGGGTGGCCCAGGTGTGCGCGGAGTTCGACCTGCCCGAGCGGGCGCTGCAGCGGCTGGTGCACCGCCGGCTCGGCCTGACGCCCAAGTGGCTGATCCAGCGCCGGCGGCTGCAGGAGGCCGCCGAACGGCTGCGGACCGGCCCGGTCGACCTGGCCGAGCTCGCCGTGCAGCTGGGCTACGCCGACCAGCCGCACCTGACCCGCGACTTCGGCCAGGTGACCGGCATGACGCCCCGCCAGTTCGCCGACCGGCACGCGCCCGGGACGTGACGCGGGCCGCCCCCACGCAGTCCCTAGGCTGGTGGCGTGCCGAAGCTGCAGCTGCTCCCCGCCGTCGACGTCGCCGACGGCCTCGCCGTCCGCCTGGTGCAGGGGGAGGCCGGGAGCGAGACCTCCTACGGCGACCCCCTCGAGGCCGCCCTCGCCTGGCAGCGCGACGGCGCCGAGTGGGTGCACCTGGTCGACCTCGACGCCGCGTTCGGCCGCGGCTCGAACCGCGAGCTGCTGGCGGAGGTGGTCGGGCAGCTCGACGTCGACGTGGAGCTGTCCGGCGGCATCCGCGACGACGAGTCGCTGGCCGCCGCGCTGGCCACCGGTTGCCGCCGGGTCAACCTCGGCACCGCCGCGCTGGAGTCGCCGGAGTGGTGCGCGCGGGCGATCGCCGAGCACGGTGACCGCATCGCCGTCGGCCTGGACGTGCGCGGCACCCGGCTGGCCGCCCGCGGCTGGACCAAGGAGGGCGGCGAGCTCTACGAGACCCTCGCCCGCCTGGACGACGAGGGCTGCGCCCGCTACGTGGTCACCGACATCACCAAGGACGGCACGCTGCGCGGCCCGAACCTGGAGCTGCTGCGCGAGGTCTGCGCCGCCACCCCGCGGCCGGTGATCGCCTCCGGCGGGGTCAGCTCGCTGGAGGACATCCGGGCGCTGGCCGGGCTGGCCGGCATCGGCGTCGAGGGCGCGATCGTCGGCAAGGCGCTCTACGCCGGCCAGTTCACCCTGCCCGAGGCGCTGCAGGTCACCGAGGAGCTCGCGTGAGCGTCGTGCGGCTGGGCTCGGGCGGGCCCTGGGAGGGCATCGTCGGCTACAGCCGGGTCGTCGCCGTCGGCGAGCAGGCCTGGGTGAGCGGCTGCACGGCCGCGACCGTCGAGGGCACCGTCGCGCACCCCGGGGACGCCGGGGGTCAGACCCGGGTGGCGCTGCAGACGGTCGCGCGGGCCCTGACCGACGCCGGGTTCGACCTGGGCGACGTCGTGCGCACGCGCATCTACGTGACCGACATCAGCCGCTGGGAGGAGGTCGGGCGCGCGCACGGCGAGGTCTTCAGCGAGATCCGGCCGGCCACGACGATGGTGCAGGTGGCGGCCCTGATCGACCCGACGATGCTGGTGGAGATCGAGGCCGACGCGGTCCGGGGGGCGGGGGCGTGAGCCTGTCCGTGCGGGTCATCCCGTGCCTGGACGTCGACGCCGGTCGGGTCGTCAAGGGCGTCAACTTCGTCGACCTCGTGGACGCCGGTGACCCGGTGGAGATGGCCCGGGTCTACGACGCCGAGGGCGCCGACGAGCTGACCTTCCTCGACATCACCGCGAGCTCGGGCAGCCGGGAGACCACCTACGACGTCGTCCGGCGGACGGCGGAGAGCGTGTTCATCCCGCTGACCGTCGGCGGCGGCGTGCGCAGCGTGGCCGACGTCGACAAGCTGCTCCGCGCCGGTGCGGACAAGGTCGCGGTCAACACCGCCGCCGTCGCCCGGCCCGAGCTCATCGCCGAGATCGCCGACCGGTTCGGCAACCAGGTGCTCGTGCTGAGCCTCGACGCCCGCCGGGTCCAGGGCGGCGCGCACACCGACTCCGGCTTCGAGATCACCACGCACGGCGGGCGCCAGGGCACCGGCCGGGACGCCGTCGAGTGGGTCGTGCAGGCCGCCGCGCTCGGCGTCGGCGAGGTGCTGCTCAACTCGATGGACGCCGACGGCACGCGGGCCGGCTTCGACACCGAGCTGATCCGGGCCGTGCGCCGCGAGGTCACCGTGCCGCTGATCGCCAGCGGGGGAGCCGGCGCGGTCGACCACTTCCCGCCCGCGGTCGAGGCCGGCGCCGACGCGGTGCTCGCCGCCAGCGTCTTCCACTTCGGGCAGCTGCGCGTCGGGGACGTCAAGGCCGGGCTGGCCGCCGCCGGCGTCCCGGTCCGCCAGGAGGCCGACCGCCCGCTCGACTGAGTGCCGGGGAGCGGGCCGCCGAGGGCGGGCATGATCGCCCGGTGATCCTCGGACGCCGCCGCCGGCCCGATGCGCCCCGGCCACTGCCCGTCCCGCCGTTCGCGCCCGACCGGCCCGTCCCGGCCCCGGCGGTCGTCCCGGCGCCCGCCGACCCGGTGGCGGCCCTGGCCGCGGCCGGTGTCGCGCTGCCCGGGAGTGGTGCCGCCGTGCAGCCCGCGCCCGGCCTGTCGGTCTGGACCGTCCCGGTGGCCGGCGCCGCCGCCCTGGAGCTGTGGAGCCGCGTGCGTGCGGCGCACCCGGCCACCGGGCTCTGGCCGGTGCTCGCCGGGCCGTCCACCGAGGAGACCGTGGCCGCCTCGCTGGAGGAGACCCCGGACCCGCCGCTGGCCTCCGACGGCGCCGCCTGGCTCACCGCACGGGCGGCCGACCCCGAGCTCGCGCCGGCCGGGGTCACCCGCGGGCCGTACGTGCAGCGGGCGGTGGTGGAGCCGGCCGAGTTGCTGCCCGCCCTCACCGGCGGGCTCGACCGGTTGTGGCTGGTGCCCGCACCGGCCGGCTGGCTCGTGCCCGGGCTGCTGGGCTGGAGCGGTGCGGTGAACCACGACGTGCTGGGCCACGAGCACGCCACGGTGCTGCGGCGCTGGGCCGGCGCGTGGCAGGCCGAGCTGCTCGCGCTGGAGCTCGACGTGCTCACCCTGCGGGTGCACACCCCGCCGGTCACCCCGTAGCAGGCGCTCGCGGCGGCGGTCGAGGCCTACGTCTACTGCCCCGACGCGGTCGAGCAGGGGACCGAGACCCTCGACGCGCTCGCCGAGCACCTGACCCAGCCGGCCTGGCAGTTCTGGTGGGACTGATCCCGCCCGCCGGGCGCTGACCCGCGAGCGGGGCCACCCGGTGCCCGGGGCGGTCAGCCGGGGCGGCGGGCGAGGACGACGAGCTCGCGGCCCGGCCGGTCGGGGGCGTCCCGGACCTCCTCGACGACCAGCCCGGCCGCGGTCACCGACGCGACCAGCTCGGCGCGGCTCCGGAACCTCAGCGTCGAGTCCGAGGTCAGCACCGCACCGTCGCTGCCGAAGACGAACGTCCAGCGGAAGGTGACCAGGTCCCCGCGCACGTCCAGGACGTCGACCCACGTCTGCACCGGGCCGGTCCCCGGGACGTCGGCGGTCGTGTCAGATCGCGCCCGGTCCCACTCCTCCCACGCCCGTCGCGCCGGGTCACGGCTCTCGAACACGAGTCGGCCGCCCGGCCGCAGGGCGTCGTGGGCCGCCCGCAGCACCGCGTCCCAGTCGGCGTCGGCGCAGAACACCTCGGCCACGTTCGCGGTCATGGTGACCAGGTCCACGGCCAGCGCCGGCAGGGCCGCGACGTCGCCGACCACCCAGTCGACCAGGTCGGCGCCGGCCTTGCGGCGCGCCACCGCGATCGA belongs to Modestobacter sp. L9-4 and includes:
- a CDS encoding TIGR03086 family metal-binding protein, whose protein sequence is MNPTAELHATADAPLSRLLDAVPPSGWGAPSPCPGWTAADVVAHLVSTQRDFLGTHGVDLGEAPDVAADPAGAWREHSARVAAALADDDVPARAFDGFFGPTTVGEAFARFYVWDMVVHRWDLARAVGADPALTDAELDLVEAGADGFGPALHMEGICGPALAVPDSAARSTRVLARLGRAG
- a CDS encoding AraC family transcriptional regulator, encoding MKPDSTPSTDAVERAHLKDPGDASHVMYRYPAAPEFADLLQRFWIPVWSLPPGQEAPQRVLQYPVSLIVVAHDYARFYGVVSGLSTTTLTGTGWAVGVLCAPAAGTLLARGSMTRYTDRHVDVREVLGPAGEELVTRVRSAMAPAPSDPVAHAAAMAAFEDALRPLLPVDEEGLLVNRVVAFVESDRDVVRVAQVCAEFDLPERALQRLVHRRLGLTPKWLIQRRRLQEAAERLRTGPVDLAELAVQLGYADQPHLTRDFGQVTGMTPRQFADRHAPGT
- the priA gene encoding bifunctional 1-(5-phosphoribosyl)-5-((5-phosphoribosylamino)methylideneamino)imidazole-4-carboxamide isomerase/phosphoribosylanthranilate isomerase PriA; the encoded protein is MPKLQLLPAVDVADGLAVRLVQGEAGSETSYGDPLEAALAWQRDGAEWVHLVDLDAAFGRGSNRELLAEVVGQLDVDVELSGGIRDDESLAAALATGCRRVNLGTAALESPEWCARAIAEHGDRIAVGLDVRGTRLAARGWTKEGGELYETLARLDDEGCARYVVTDITKDGTLRGPNLELLREVCAATPRPVIASGGVSSLEDIRALAGLAGIGVEGAIVGKALYAGQFTLPEALQVTEELA
- a CDS encoding RidA family protein, giving the protein MSVVRLGSGGPWEGIVGYSRVVAVGEQAWVSGCTAATVEGTVAHPGDAGGQTRVALQTVARALTDAGFDLGDVVRTRIYVTDISRWEEVGRAHGEVFSEIRPATTMVQVAALIDPTMLVEIEADAVRGAGA
- the hisF gene encoding imidazole glycerol phosphate synthase subunit HisF, which gives rise to MSLSVRVIPCLDVDAGRVVKGVNFVDLVDAGDPVEMARVYDAEGADELTFLDITASSGSRETTYDVVRRTAESVFIPLTVGGGVRSVADVDKLLRAGADKVAVNTAAVARPELIAEIADRFGNQVLVLSLDARRVQGGAHTDSGFEITTHGGRQGTGRDAVEWVVQAAALGVGEVLLNSMDADGTRAGFDTELIRAVRREVTVPLIASGGAGAVDHFPPAVEAGADAVLAASVFHFGQLRVGDVKAGLAAAGVPVRQEADRPLD
- a CDS encoding bifunctional 2-polyprenyl-6-hydroxyphenol methylase/3-demethylubiquinol 3-O-methyltransferase UbiG, coding for MLDIGCGTGTLACLLAGRGVAVTALDPAAASIAVARRKAGADLVDWVVGDVAALPALAVDLVTMTANVAEVFCADADWDAVLRAAHDALRPGGRLVFESRDPARRAWEEWDRARSDTTADVPGTGPVQTWVDVLDVRGDLVTFRWTFVFGSDGAVLTSDSTLRFRSRAELVASVTAAGLVVEEVRDAPDRPGRELVVLARRPG